A stretch of Rhododendron vialii isolate Sample 1 chromosome 4a, ASM3025357v1 DNA encodes these proteins:
- the LOC131321992 gene encoding protein GFS12 isoform X3 — protein MEEEEMCLECLQRRIRSDFSHNLIFSHPVSLSPLPFASSAVVQIPNSTGEPNSPHFTLVYLPTPGFDCLRNYIEECCPEDLKSEHSAESNDKTPSGVNRVRCNGSTCNFSSRFSCSRTITSLAPIARVGISSYSIFEELASNYFSGSLEDETLGSISLLIEGKATGRNSINFLSLTGIPSFDENGFPGCLRHPNIAPILGLLKTPDYINLVLPKTPYTLENIFHYSPKALKSEWQIKFLTYQLLSAVAHMHGLGIAHGNIRPSNVLLTDSCWSWLRIIGKPLLSPTLSKSSKECSLTPTLRVGCCVEGCPSEGLYANFKLSQSTDWDYAFNHWWRGELSNFEYLLVLNRLAGRRWGDHTFHTVMPWVIDFSVKPEGTSDAGWRNLSKSKWRLAKGDEQLDFTYSTSEVPHHVSDECLSELAVCSYKARRLPLSVLRMAVRSVYEPNEYPSSMLRLYQWTPDECIPEFYCDPQIFYSVHAGMTDLAVPSWVDTPEEFIKLHRSALESDWVSCHIHHWIDITFGCKMSGEAAIAAKNVMLPASEPTMPRSVGRRQLFTQPHPARQVAARKHHKSTAKSTLHHLVVNGVEGDKSLLPAAHLQELEEAAAFCEHARYLSPLYCYHVENFAEDDSSTEESLSEGSEKNISMLPDYAHIFGQRSGINIDYLLEKLEVDDDTSVGYQELLLWSQKSSHSKICSETIARDIFSIGCILAELHLRRPLFNPASLAVYLDSGVLPSQMKELPPRTEVLVESCLSKDWRRRPSAKCLLESPYFATTVRSSYLFLAPLQLLAKDGLRLHYAANFAKQGAFKAMGPFAAEMCASYCLPLVLTSLSDIEAEWAYTLLKELLKCLKPNAVKTLILPAIQKILQASGYLYLKVLLLQESFVREIWKRNGKQAYLETIHPLVILNLHVAPHKSSAAAAAVLLIGSSEELGIPATVHQTILPLIQCFGKGICSDGIDVVVRIGGLLGENFVVRQILPLLTNVVRSCIDASYMTKPEPMQNWSYLALIDCLMSLDGLLSVLPMDVVIKELIEDGSFLHVMVLQTDLDISVLQVAATSLIAICERIGPDLTALHVLPKLKELFDELAFSQETRIASGTLERSSKVTKPKSDEDEIESRMDLVFLLYPSFASLLGIEKLRQGCATWLLLEQFLLRCHNWKWEHTGESSRCGPDNINSKRPIFNKSSTSEYNPAKLLLNGVGWSTPQSQGSRSSKNLVPLKQANELDQSSAERRVTTSTFGNHEPWHWFPSPAASWDGPDFLGRFGNLKDELPWKIRASVIHSIRAHHGALRSLAVCQDECTVFTAGVGPGFKGTVQRWDLSRSDCISAYYGHEECSTAACQSWAPFPPLWY, from the exons atggaagaagaagaaatgtgtTTGGAGTGCCTTCAACGCAGAATCCGCTCCGATTTCTCCCACAATCTCATCTTCTCCCACCCCGTCTCCCTTTCCCCCCTTCCTTTCGCCTCCTCCGCCGTCGTCCAG ATCCCAAATTCCACTGGCGAACCAAattcacctcacttcactttgGTGTATCTTCCCACTCCGGGGTTTGACTGCTTGAGAAATTACAT TGAGGAGTGTTGCCCGGAAGATCTCAAAAGTGAACACAGCGCTGAAAGTAATGACAAAACACCGTCAGGGGTTAATAGGGTCAGATGCAATGGTTCGACATGCAATTTTTCTAGTAGGTTCTCTTGCTCAAGGACAATCACTTCTTTGGCTCCAATTGCTCGGGTTGGCATTTCGTCCTACTCTATATTTGAAGAGCTTGCTTCTAACTACTTTTCGGGGTCTCTTGAGGATGAGACATTGGGCTCAATTAGTCTTCTAATTGAAGGAAAAGCTACCGGGCGAAATAGCATCAATTTTCTTAGCTTAACCGGGATACCATCATTTGATGAGAATGGTTTCCCTGGGTGTTTAAGGCATCCTAACATTGCACCTATTCTAGGTTTGCTCAAGACACCCGACTATATCAATTTAGTGCTTCCAAAGACTCCTTATACtttggaaaacattttccattacAGCCCCAAGGCCTTGAAATCCGAATGGCAAATAAAATTCTTAACATACCAGCTACTCTCTGCCGTGGCTCATATGCATGGATTGGGGATTGCCCATGGTAATATACGTCCGTCCAATGTTTTGTTGACTGATTCTTGTTGGTCTTGGTTGAGGATCATTGGTAAACCTTTGTTGAGCCCTACTTTAAGTAAAAGCAGTAAAGAATGCTCTCTTACTCCAACTTTGAGGGTAGGTTGCTGTGTTGAAGGCTGTCCTTCTGAAGGACTTTATGCCAATTTCAAGCTTTCCCAATCTACAGATTGGGATTATGCCTTTAACCATTGGTGGAGGGGAGAGTTGAGTAACTTTGAGTATCTACTTGTCTTAAACAGATTAGCTGGGAGAAGGTGGGGAGACCACACGTTCCATACAGTGATGCCATGGGTTATAGATTTCAGCGTGAAACCTGAGGGAACTAGTGATGCTGGTTGGCGAAATTTGAGCAAGAGCAAATGGCGGTTGGCAAAAGGCGATGAACAGTTAGACTTCACGTATTCAACATCAGAAGTCCCTCATCATGTATCAGATGAATGCCTTTCTGAACTAGCTGTTTGCAGTTACAAGGCAAGAAGGTTACCACTGAGTGTGTTGCGTATGGCTGTTCGTTCAGTCTATGAGCCGAATGAATATCCTTCTTCTATGTTAAGGCTGTACCAATGGACCCCTGATGAGTGCATCCCGGAATTCTACTGTGATCCCCAAATATTCTATTCTGTACATGCTGGCATGACTGATTTGGCAGTACCGTCATGGGTGGATACTCCTGAAGAGTTCATTAAATTGCATCGAAGTGCTTTAGAAAGTGATTGGGTTTCATGCCATATTCATCACTGGATAGACATTACATTTGGGTGCAAAATGTCAGGTGAAGCAGCTATTGCTGCCAAGAATGTTATGCTGCCTGCGTCAGAGCCTACAATGCCCAGGTCAGTTGGGCGCCGTCAGCTTTTCACCCAACCACACCCTGCACGTCAAGTTGCTGCGAGGAAACATCATAAGAGCACCGCTAAATCAACCTTACATCACTTGGTAGTGAATGGAGTAGAGGGTGATAAATCTCTCCTCCCAGCTGCTCATTTACAAGAATTGGAAGAAGCAGCCGCTTTTTGTGAGCATGCTCGGTATTTGAGCCCCCTCTACTGCTATCATGTAGAAAATTTCGCTGAGGATGACTCTTCAACAGAAGAGTCTCTAAGTGAAGGTTCAGAGAAAAATATATCGATGCTACCTGACTATGCCCACATCTTTGGACAGCGATCCGGTATTAACATAGATTATCTTCTTGAGAAATTGGAGGTTGATGATGACACTTCTGTGGGATATCAGGAGTTACTGCTTTGGAGCCAGAAATCATCTCATTCTAAGATTTGTTCAGAAACAATCGCTAGGGACATCTTTTCTATTGGGTGCATTTTAGCAGAGCTTCATTTGAGGAGGCCGCTTTTTAATCCAGCCTCATTAGCTGTGTATTTGGACAGTGGTGTTCTACCTAGTCAGATGAAAGAACTTCCTCCCCGCACTGAAGTTCTTGTTGAGTCATGCCTTAGTAAGGATTGGAGGAG GAGGCCTTCTGCCAAATGCCTTTTGGAATCTCCATACTTCGCAACAACAGTCAGGTCCTCCTATTTGTTTCTTGCCCCCCTCCAACTCTTAGCTAAAGATGGATTACGTCTTCACTATGCTGCAAATTTTGCAAAACAAGGAGCCTTCAAAGCAATGGGTCCATTTGCTGCTGAAATGTGTGCTTCTTACTGCTTACCACTTGTACTGACTTCTCTATCGGATATCGAAGCTGAGTGGGCATATACACTACTGAAAGAACTCTTGAAATGTCTGAAACCGAACGCAGTGAAGACACTCATCTTGCCTGCTATCCAGAAGATTTTACAG GCTTCGGGTTATTTGTATTTGAAGGTTTTGCTTCTTCAAGAATCATTTGTGCGGGAAATATGGAAGCGGAATGGTAAACAAGCATATCTGGAGACAATACATCCGTTGGTCATATTAAATTTACATGTTGCTCCTCACAAGAGttcagctgctgctgctgctgttctgCTGATTGGCTCTAGTGAAGAGCTAGGTATACCTGCTACAGTTCATCAG ACAATCTTACCTCTAATTCAATGCTTTGGCAAAGGGATCTGCAGCGATGGGATTGATGTCGTGGTTAGAATTG GTGGTCTTTTGGGGGAGAATTTTGTTGTCAGACAGATTCTACCATTGCTAACAAATGTTGTTCGCTCTTGCATTGATGCTTCATACATGACTAAGCCTGAGCCTATGCAGAATTGGAGTTATTTAGCTCTTATTGATTGTCTAATGTCATTAGATGGTCTCCTCTCAGTCTTACCGATGGATGTGGTTATAAAGGAGTTGATAGAA GATGGAAGTTTTCTGCATGTTATGGTTCTGCAAACCGATTTGGACATTTCAGTTCTTCAG GTTGCTGCTACAAGTCTCATTGCAATTTGTGAGCGGATTGGCCCAGATTTAACAGCATTGCATGTCCTACCAAAACTTAAAGAGCTATTTGATGAGCTAGCTTTTTCTCAGGAAACCAGAATTGCTTCTGGTACTCTAGAAAGAAGCTCGAaagttaccaaaccaaaatcaGACGAGGATGAAATTGAAAGTCGTATGGACCTTGT GTTCCTTTTGTATCCTTCCTTTGCGTCTCTTCTTGGTATAGAGAAACTTCGCCAGGGTTGTGCCACCTGGTTGCTTCTCGAGCAATTCCTGCTACGGTGTCATAACTGGAAG TGGGAACATACAGGGGAGTCCTCCCGATGTGGTCCGGACAATATTAATTCTAAAAGGCCCATTTTTAACAAGAGCTCAACATCTGAGTACAATCCTGCTAAACTGCTGCTCAATGGGGTTGGGTGGTCAACACCACAATCCCAAGGAAGTAGAAGTTCCAAAAACTTGGTTCCTCTTAAGCAAGCAAATGAACTTGACCAGAGTTCAGCTGAGAGACGGGTAACAACCTCAACTTTTGGAAATCACGAGCCATGGCACTGGTTCCCTAGTCCGGCAGCTAGCTGGGATGGGCCTGATTTTTTAGGCCGTTTTGGGAATCTGAAAGACGAGCTTCCATGGAAGATCAGAGCATCTGTAATACACTCTATCCGGGCACATCACGGAGCATTAAGATCTTTAGCTGTTTGCCAAGATGAGTGCACGGTTTTCACTGCAGGAGTTGGTCCAGGATTCAAGGGAACGGTTCAGAGGTGGGACTTGTCAAGAAGTGATTGTATATCTGCTTACTATGGCCATGAGGAG TGCAGTACTGCAGCATGTCAGAGTTGGGCCCCTTTCCCCCCTCTATGGTATTAG